The proteins below are encoded in one region of Deltaproteobacteria bacterium:
- a CDS encoding collagen-like protein, whose amino-acid sequence MINRIRCDNSLADFLRGPKGIQGPEGYKGERGEKGDKGDKGDRGPPGVVLKKS is encoded by the coding sequence ATAATAAATCGTATTCGTTGCGACAATAGCCTTGCCGATTTTCTTCGTGGGCCTAAAGGTATTCAAGGACCTGAAGGATATAAAGGCGAGCGAGGGGAGAAAGGCGATAAAGGAGACAAGGGCGATAGAGGCCCACCTGGTGTAGTTTTAAAAAAAAGCTAG